A single genomic interval of Falco naumanni isolate bFalNau1 chromosome 11, bFalNau1.pat, whole genome shotgun sequence harbors:
- the TMEM53 gene encoding transmembrane protein 53 isoform X2, translated as MIFFSETFGIRSLQTPAKRLLELLFDYSVENRPVLFHVFSNGGVMLYRYIIEALHTHKPFKNVKVAGTVFDSAPGRRNLRGGLRALATVLVSTNVLLKYFLLFTFATTAVVLRILLYPLTRFIHESHYDALLKAPSRWPELYLYSQADAIIKASEVKHMADARQQLGVSVKAVDFSDSAHVSHMRAYPTYYSNLCMTFLSDCVGGSPR; from the coding sequence ATGATATTCTTCTCTGAGACCTTTGGCATCAGATCCCTCCAGACCCCAGCCAAGAGACTCCTGGAGCTGCTCTTTGACTACAGTGTAGAAAACAGACCggttctttttcatgtttttagcAATGGTGGTGTCATGCTGTACCGTTACATCATTGAGGCGCTCCACACTCACAAGCCATTTAAGAACGTCAAAGTAGCAGGCACCGTTTTTGATAGTGCCCCTGGCAGAAGAAACTTGAGGGGAGGCCTTCGTGCCTTGGCAACTGTATTGGTGTCCACAAATGTGCTGCTCAAGTATTTCCTCTTATTCACTTTTGCTACTACAGCTGTTGTACTGCGGATCTTGCTGTACCCATTGACCCGCTTCATCCACGAGAGCCATTACGATGCCCTGCTGAAAGCGCCCTCACGGTGGCCTGAGCTTTACCTCTATTCCCAAGCTGATGCCATCATCAAGGCCAGCGAAGTTAAGCACATGGCTGATGCCCGGCAGCAGCTTGGTGTCTCTGTGAAAGCTGTAGACTTCTCGGATTCAGCTCATGTCAGCCATATGCGAGCATATCCCACCTATTACAGCAACCTTTGTATGACTTTCCTGTCTGACTGTGTTGGGGGCTCACCTCGTTAG
- the TMEM53 gene encoding transmembrane protein 53 isoform X1: MGVRGLEAAVELAPGEARGSGTERGHADGQPVVILLGWAGCQDKYLAKYSTIYGQKGCTVIRYTAPWRMIFFSETFGIRSLQTPAKRLLELLFDYSVENRPVLFHVFSNGGVMLYRYIIEALHTHKPFKNVKVAGTVFDSAPGRRNLRGGLRALATVLVSTNVLLKYFLLFTFATTAVVLRILLYPLTRFIHESHYDALLKAPSRWPELYLYSQADAIIKASEVKHMADARQQLGVSVKAVDFSDSAHVSHMRAYPTYYSNLCMTFLSDCVGGSPR, translated from the exons ATGGGGGTCCGCGGGCTGGAGGCGGCGGTGGAGCTGGCGCCGGGGGAGGCCCGCG GAAGCGGTACAGAGAGGGGGCACGCAGATGGTCAGCCTGTGGTGATCCTTTTAGGTTGGGCAGGCTGCCAGGACAAATACCTGGCCAAATACAGCACAATCTACGGTCAGAAG GGGTGTACCGTCATCCGCTACACGGCTCCATGGAGGATGATATTCTTCTCTGAGACCTTTGGCATCAGATCCCTCCAGACCCCAGCCAAGAGACTCCTGGAGCTGCTCTTTGACTACAGTGTAGAAAACAGACCggttctttttcatgtttttagcAATGGTGGTGTCATGCTGTACCGTTACATCATTGAGGCGCTCCACACTCACAAGCCATTTAAGAACGTCAAAGTAGCAGGCACCGTTTTTGATAGTGCCCCTGGCAGAAGAAACTTGAGGGGAGGCCTTCGTGCCTTGGCAACTGTATTGGTGTCCACAAATGTGCTGCTCAAGTATTTCCTCTTATTCACTTTTGCTACTACAGCTGTTGTACTGCGGATCTTGCTGTACCCATTGACCCGCTTCATCCACGAGAGCCATTACGATGCCCTGCTGAAAGCGCCCTCACGGTGGCCTGAGCTTTACCTCTATTCCCAAGCTGATGCCATCATCAAGGCCAGCGAAGTTAAGCACATGGCTGATGCCCGGCAGCAGCTTGGTGTCTCTGTGAAAGCTGTAGACTTCTCGGATTCAGCTCATGTCAGCCATATGCGAGCATATCCCACCTATTACAGCAACCTTTGTATGACTTTCCTGTCTGACTGTGTTGGGGGCTCACCTCGTTAG